A section of the Corynebacterium tuberculostearicum genome encodes:
- a CDS encoding amidase → MPTVSDRLNRAQQNHNAVITIIPFDEHAVDLSPTLKGLPVAFKDIVDVAGVSTTCGTEVNVGRTPVKDAPVVQRLTAKGALPVAKANLQEFSYGILGDASAFGRVINPRDPEVCGGGSSSGSAALVACGALQLTVGSDSAGSVRVPAACQGVLGFKPTFGVIPVEGVFPFAPSFDCIGFFASSIDLIEQAFIATADEESAAAQDVSAVDVTALKAKGERFANLLAALERSDFELTEGADLEDTIAATAKLYEPMRLKEVYDVHRPLLDQRDKYQDVILQRVLGGEDISQEDYDAAARGVEKLREDALALLADAPIILTPTLDSGPLKWSDITPDNTAESAASLRRWTEPFNVLGWPAITVPLRGEEEEGVGDAVQVVGKPGEDLTVLRVARALQALL, encoded by the coding sequence ATGCCTACTGTTTCTGATCGCCTAAACCGTGCCCAGCAGAATCATAATGCGGTGATTACCATCATCCCGTTTGATGAACACGCGGTGGATCTTTCGCCGACCCTCAAGGGCCTGCCGGTGGCGTTCAAGGACATCGTGGATGTCGCTGGGGTGTCTACCACCTGCGGCACCGAGGTGAATGTGGGCCGCACTCCGGTTAAGGATGCACCGGTGGTGCAGCGTTTGACGGCGAAGGGTGCCCTGCCGGTAGCGAAGGCGAACCTGCAGGAGTTTTCCTATGGCATTTTGGGCGATGCCTCGGCTTTTGGTCGCGTGATCAACCCGCGCGATCCGGAGGTGTGCGGCGGGGGATCGAGCTCCGGTTCGGCGGCGCTGGTGGCTTGCGGGGCGCTGCAGCTTACGGTGGGCTCCGATAGCGCCGGCTCGGTGCGCGTGCCGGCCGCATGCCAAGGCGTGCTGGGGTTCAAGCCCACCTTTGGGGTGATTCCGGTCGAAGGTGTCTTCCCCTTTGCCCCGAGCTTTGATTGCATTGGTTTCTTCGCCAGCTCGATTGACCTGATTGAGCAGGCTTTTATTGCCACTGCGGATGAGGAGTCGGCCGCGGCGCAGGACGTTTCTGCTGTTGATGTCACGGCCCTTAAGGCCAAGGGCGAGCGCTTCGCTAATCTTCTGGCCGCGCTGGAGCGATCTGACTTTGAGCTCACCGAGGGTGCGGACTTGGAAGACACCATCGCCGCTACGGCCAAGCTCTATGAGCCGATGCGCCTGAAGGAAGTCTATGACGTCCACCGGCCGTTGCTGGATCAGCGCGATAAGTACCAAGACGTTATCTTGCAGCGCGTTCTGGGTGGAGAAGATATCAGCCAGGAAGACTACGACGCGGCCGCACGGGGCGTAGAGAAGCTGCGCGAAGACGCCCTTGCCCTGCTTGCCGACGCCCCCATTATCCTCACCCCCACCCTCGATTCCGGCCCCCTCAAGTGGTCCGATATCACCCCGGACAATACCGCGGAGTCGGCCGCGAGCCTGCGGCGGTGGACCGAGCCATTCAATGTGCTCGGCTGGCCAGCCATTACGGTGCCGCTGCGCGGCGAAGAGGAAGAAGGCGTGGGTGATGCGGTGCAGGTCGTCGGCAAGCCGGGCGAGGACCTGACCGTCCTGCGCGTTGCCCGCGCCCTGCAAGCCCTACTCTAA
- a CDS encoding polysaccharide lyase family protein — protein MGLFSSLSSSSSRRGSSRKNSSDQDSSTPAPGAVAAPPAATGVQAEPQLMENYVTWEPASWDVVLDHYRVIGTDPNGVDVLLGKTIFPFFRHSRRDVAGEKWTYYVKVVDAAGAESTPSGKATSTSLPSVTAGTALATIGSFDRKGTEFQYSPKDYKKIVTAHPDQTITVGPDAKPADVPYLLPGPGDKWAGSKAYTLKWTVNLNQPTAKTALALWLIDTTKLGGILDVTINDFHKQVELPQGATKGSRQGDASGEPTSLRPAAIEFALPENTLQEGENELVFTLREGGWLAWDALGIFAR, from the coding sequence ATGGGACTTTTTAGCTCGCTTTCCTCTTCTTCCTCTCGCCGCGGTTCTTCCCGCAAGAACTCTTCTGACCAGGATTCCTCTACCCCAGCTCCTGGTGCGGTTGCTGCTCCGCCAGCCGCAACCGGTGTTCAGGCGGAACCGCAGCTCATGGAAAATTACGTCACCTGGGAGCCTGCCTCCTGGGACGTCGTTTTGGATCACTACCGCGTCATCGGCACTGATCCCAACGGTGTAGACGTGCTGCTGGGCAAGACCATCTTTCCCTTCTTCCGCCACTCCCGGCGCGATGTTGCCGGTGAAAAGTGGACTTATTACGTCAAGGTGGTGGATGCTGCCGGTGCTGAGTCCACTCCTTCTGGCAAGGCGACGTCTACCTCCCTGCCTTCGGTCACTGCTGGCACAGCGCTAGCTACGATTGGTTCCTTTGACCGAAAGGGCACGGAGTTTCAGTATTCCCCAAAGGATTACAAGAAGATCGTCACCGCGCACCCAGACCAGACAATCACTGTTGGACCGGATGCTAAGCCTGCCGACGTCCCCTATCTCCTCCCCGGCCCCGGCGATAAGTGGGCTGGCAGCAAGGCCTATACGCTGAAATGGACCGTCAACCTGAACCAACCCACTGCGAAAACTGCACTTGCCTTGTGGCTCATTGATACCACTAAGCTCGGCGGCATTCTCGACGTCACGATCAATGACTTTCATAAGCAAGTGGAGCTCCCACAGGGCGCAACGAAGGGTTCGCGCCAGGGCGATGCCAGCGGGGAGCCGACCTCGCTTCGCCCCGCAGCAATCGAATTTGCGCTCCCAGAGAACACCTTGCAAGAAGGTGAAAACGAGCTGGTCTTCACCCTCCGAGAAGGCGGCTGGCTAGCTTGGGATGCGCTGGGGATTTTTGCTAGATAA
- a CDS encoding alkaline phosphatase D family protein — MSDSNSRSSFNRRNFLQIAGVSAAAVAAGINAPAKAGAQSSLSSWGSSQGGELPQDSDLFGLGVAAGTPRHDSMILWTRLAPEPLAEDGHGGMTGGDVRVGWEVAKDEGFGDVVKRGEALAQRELAHSVHPQVTGLEPATEYFYRFRVDGKVSPVGRFKTLPAPDAKVDNFTFTVASCQAWYHGYFTPWKHIAQEPDLDMTIFVGDYIYEYGIVEGDNLWRQGASVPDVFKAKVETLEQYRLRYSLFKSDEHLQAAHARAAMAIVWDDHEVENNYAGKWSEIGTKAEHFLYQRAAAYRAFYENLPVAPPALPDGPNNRIYDSFDVGTLMRFNLVDTRQYREEAAEDASILGAEQEQWLNDKLATSPAQWNVVVNSVVVVPIADSTDQWDGFPAARRRLIESLSKVSDPVVFTGDIHQHCAAEIQTDSGQPVGVELVATSIASDGDGFAGSKSTEWLEKPYVKAMDKRRGYIKVRATREHLDSEFVVVPWIERDDTAPRETAFSFRTNAGEHTLRSL, encoded by the coding sequence ATGTCTGATTCAAATAGTCGTTCCTCTTTTAATCGTCGAAATTTCCTGCAGATTGCTGGTGTTTCTGCAGCAGCAGTGGCTGCGGGAATTAATGCACCGGCCAAGGCGGGTGCACAGTCGAGTCTGAGTTCATGGGGATCGTCGCAAGGCGGTGAACTGCCGCAGGATTCGGATCTTTTTGGCCTAGGTGTAGCGGCGGGCACGCCGCGGCACGATTCGATGATCTTGTGGACGCGCCTGGCCCCTGAACCGCTGGCCGAGGATGGCCATGGTGGAATGACCGGCGGCGATGTTCGCGTGGGTTGGGAAGTTGCGAAGGATGAGGGGTTTGGGGACGTCGTCAAGCGAGGCGAAGCCCTAGCTCAACGAGAGCTGGCACACTCGGTGCACCCGCAGGTGACTGGGCTGGAGCCCGCCACTGAGTATTTTTATCGCTTCCGCGTGGATGGCAAGGTGAGCCCAGTAGGTCGGTTTAAGACTCTGCCCGCGCCCGACGCAAAGGTGGATAATTTCACCTTCACCGTCGCTTCCTGCCAGGCGTGGTACCACGGCTATTTCACCCCGTGGAAGCATATTGCGCAGGAACCGGACCTAGATATGACAATTTTCGTGGGTGACTATATCTACGAATACGGCATTGTGGAAGGCGATAATCTCTGGCGCCAAGGCGCAAGCGTGCCCGATGTCTTCAAGGCAAAGGTGGAGACCCTGGAGCAGTATCGCCTGCGCTACTCGCTCTTCAAGTCCGATGAGCACCTGCAGGCCGCGCATGCGCGAGCCGCGATGGCCATTGTGTGGGATGACCACGAAGTAGAAAATAACTACGCCGGTAAGTGGTCCGAGATTGGCACCAAGGCCGAGCACTTCCTCTACCAGCGCGCAGCGGCCTACCGCGCCTTCTATGAGAATCTGCCGGTTGCCCCGCCCGCGCTTCCCGATGGCCCCAATAACCGCATCTATGATTCCTTCGACGTGGGCACGCTAATGCGTTTCAATCTGGTCGATACCCGCCAATACCGCGAAGAGGCCGCAGAAGATGCCAGCATCTTGGGCGCGGAGCAGGAGCAGTGGCTCAACGATAAGCTCGCCACTTCCCCAGCACAGTGGAACGTGGTGGTTAACAGCGTGGTGGTCGTGCCGATCGCCGATAGCACCGACCAGTGGGATGGTTTCCCTGCAGCGCGCCGCCGCCTTATCGAATCCCTCTCTAAGGTAAGTGACCCCGTTGTCTTCACCGGCGATATTCATCAGCACTGCGCTGCGGAGATCCAAACAGACTCCGGCCAGCCTGTAGGCGTGGAATTGGTCGCCACTTCCATTGCTTCCGATGGCGATGGCTTCGCCGGCTCCAAGAGCACCGAGTGGCTAGAAAAGCCCTATGTGAAGGCCATGGACAAGCGCCGTGGCTATATCAAGGTGCGCGCTACCCGTGAGCACCTCGATTCCGAATTCGTCGTGGTGCCTTGGATTGAGCGCGATGATACTGCCCCGCGTGAGACTGCTTTCTCCTTCCGCACCAATGCCGGCGAGCACACGCTGCGCTCCCTCTAA
- a CDS encoding GIY-YIG nuclease family protein, with translation MERECEECFESGYEIPDYLQECLKPDLEIWRESEYREERNDYFWTFELFGRTGEKLYSFLLEPTYDEQQYEVSHVEKTGNWSNYLEEGFLTKFNSKQEAIESLGLKRNCFAKNLARNVVDYRRRFYAAQRLEVNAVHEALKTEELLEELREIYPETEKVIPRAQGFLQKCEMLVSDGGYLDHLIQSEAEHRLTKEQRWKEYGEEYNDSLGPFWDPYNISESVCGDWESHGRRESTYEELRLQWEAGKCLFHVGVDFDDVRLPNQHITGWFEALVDQAEFYLKDLKSSYDTKSKWYQRATVADIAEYTSEIREFLEYPYKNFTEMETLIHSWSEVASRNKVALAELRQKWKKEYECLAREFHVRSYRTHEWLYRAYDSDGSLLYVGISNAPLLRLKSHQSSLRQSTRVSKWFPRMDFYTLQPFSTREAVLEAEKMAILSEKPLYNVELNKGNAKRIRG, from the coding sequence ATGGAGAGAGAATGCGAAGAGTGCTTCGAGTCTGGTTACGAAATCCCTGATTACCTACAGGAATGTCTAAAACCAGATCTAGAAATATGGCGCGAAAGCGAATACCGAGAAGAAAGAAACGACTACTTCTGGACCTTTGAGCTCTTCGGTCGAACAGGGGAAAAACTATATTCTTTCCTTCTTGAACCGACCTATGATGAACAGCAATATGAAGTATCCCATGTGGAGAAGACGGGAAATTGGTCGAACTATTTGGAAGAAGGTTTTCTCACAAAATTTAACAGTAAGCAAGAGGCTATAGAAAGCTTGGGGTTGAAAAGAAACTGCTTTGCCAAGAATCTTGCTCGAAATGTAGTGGACTATCGACGGCGCTTTTATGCAGCTCAAAGGCTAGAAGTTAATGCTGTCCATGAGGCTTTGAAAACAGAGGAGCTGTTAGAGGAACTTCGAGAAATCTATCCCGAGACCGAAAAAGTTATCCCACGTGCACAGGGCTTTCTCCAAAAATGCGAAATGTTGGTGTCTGATGGGGGGTACTTAGACCACTTAATTCAATCGGAAGCTGAACATCGACTAACTAAGGAACAAAGGTGGAAAGAGTATGGAGAAGAATACAATGATTCTTTAGGGCCGTTCTGGGATCCCTATAACATTTCAGAGTCAGTATGTGGCGATTGGGAATCCCATGGGCGTCGTGAATCAACTTATGAGGAACTCCGCCTGCAGTGGGAGGCTGGGAAGTGTTTGTTTCACGTTGGAGTTGATTTCGACGACGTGAGGTTGCCTAATCAACACATTACTGGTTGGTTTGAAGCTCTAGTTGATCAAGCGGAATTTTATCTGAAAGATTTGAAAAGTTCGTATGACACAAAGAGTAAATGGTATCAACGGGCTACGGTAGCTGATATCGCCGAATACACTTCCGAGATAAGAGAATTCCTTGAATATCCCTACAAAAATTTTACCGAAATGGAGACATTAATACATTCTTGGAGCGAGGTCGCGTCTCGTAACAAGGTTGCACTTGCCGAATTGAGGCAAAAATGGAAGAAGGAGTATGAATGTCTTGCTAGGGAGTTCCACGTCCGCTCCTACCGAACCCACGAATGGCTTTATCGGGCTTACGATTCTGATGGGTCGCTTCTTTATGTAGGAATCTCTAACGCTCCGTTGCTACGTCTCAAATCTCATCAAAGTAGTCTGCGGCAAAGTACTCGGGTTTCGAAGTGGTTCCCGCGAATGGACTTTTATACTTTGCAGCCCTTTTCCACTCGTGAAGCTGTCCTGGAGGCCGAGAAAATGGCGATATTGTCGGAAAAACCTCTGTATAACGTTGAGTTAAATAAGGGTAACGCAAAACGAATTCGTGGATAG
- the uriT gene encoding uridine transporter UriT, whose amino-acid sequence MNAVNEDVGVSDPLKLQPSSYIPLMFALLTAVFAFQLNASMLSPALATMEDELSATTAQIGLTQTAFFTAAALFSLFLPRWGDLIGRRKVLVGMMAVAALGCVASAVAPNVAVLLIGRIIQGVAGPTVPLCLIMLRQQVLNEKQYALLLGIVTSVNGGIAGVDALAGGWLAGNFGYRSVFWTMAILCAIAVVAVQVFTKESTATETPRMDWAGVLPLAVALGCVLTAFNEAGKLAEANWFLVIILLLIGAAGFWAFWNVEKKVADPLVPVAYLKQRRTWALLSTTLLTMTGVFAVMNGLIPNLGQDTDAGAGISASTISWVTLTPYALAGLVFGPIAGWMASKLGYKYVLQTGLIGTVVGLVISIFVVGVPNAWTLLFVSIFLGVTYAGIANIMLNGLGIVLSPADNQGYLPGMNAGAFNLGAGLSFAVLFAVSGSFEHGYRAGMIAGVIILLAALALSFLIPRPESIDDTVAAVNARK is encoded by the coding sequence ATGAATGCGGTAAACGAAGATGTGGGTGTCTCTGATCCCCTAAAGCTCCAGCCCAGCTCCTATATTCCATTGATGTTCGCACTGCTTACGGCAGTGTTTGCCTTCCAGCTCAATGCGTCGATGCTCTCGCCTGCCCTGGCGACGATGGAGGATGAGCTGAGCGCCACCACCGCCCAGATCGGCCTAACACAGACGGCGTTCTTTACGGCCGCGGCATTGTTCTCGCTCTTTCTTCCACGCTGGGGCGACCTTATCGGTCGCAGGAAGGTTCTTGTCGGCATGATGGCGGTTGCTGCGCTGGGCTGCGTGGCTTCCGCCGTCGCGCCCAACGTCGCCGTGCTGCTTATCGGCCGCATCATCCAAGGCGTGGCCGGGCCGACCGTCCCGCTCTGCCTCATCATGCTGCGCCAGCAGGTGCTCAATGAGAAGCAATATGCACTGCTGCTGGGCATTGTGACCTCGGTAAATGGTGGTATTGCGGGCGTGGACGCCCTGGCCGGTGGCTGGCTGGCCGGCAACTTCGGCTACCGCTCGGTCTTTTGGACCATGGCAATACTATGCGCCATCGCGGTAGTAGCAGTGCAGGTATTTACCAAGGAATCCACGGCCACCGAAACCCCGCGCATGGACTGGGCGGGTGTGCTGCCCCTGGCCGTGGCGCTGGGTTGCGTTCTCACCGCATTCAACGAGGCCGGCAAACTTGCCGAGGCCAATTGGTTCCTCGTCATTATCCTTCTCCTCATCGGTGCCGCCGGCTTCTGGGCCTTCTGGAATGTGGAGAAGAAAGTCGCCGACCCGCTCGTGCCGGTGGCTTACCTCAAGCAGCGCCGCACGTGGGCGCTGCTTTCTACCACGTTGCTTACCATGACCGGCGTCTTTGCCGTGATGAACGGCCTCATTCCGAACCTCGGCCAGGACACGGATGCCGGTGCCGGCATTTCCGCCAGCACCATTTCCTGGGTCACCCTTACCCCGTACGCCCTCGCTGGCCTAGTCTTCGGCCCGATTGCCGGTTGGATGGCCTCCAAGCTGGGCTATAAATACGTCCTGCAAACTGGCCTCATCGGTACCGTCGTAGGCCTGGTTATCTCCATTTTCGTGGTGGGCGTTCCGAATGCGTGGACCTTGCTTTTCGTCTCTATTTTCTTGGGTGTAACCTACGCTGGCATTGCCAATATCATGCTCAACGGCTTGGGCATTGTACTTTCGCCGGCCGATAACCAGGGCTACCTGCCCGGCATGAACGCCGGCGCCTTCAACCTCGGCGCGGGCCTGTCTTTCGCCGTGCTCTTTGCAGTTTCCGGTTCCTTCGAGCACGGCTACCGCGCGGGCATGATCGCCGGCGTCATTATTCTGCTTGCGGCCCTTGCCCTGTCCTTCCTCATTCCTCGCCCCGAGTCCATCGATGACACCGTGGCGGCCGTCAACGCCCGAAAGTAG
- the uriH gene encoding uridine-preferring nucleoside hydrolase UriH — MTRKIILDCDPGHDDAVALLLALGNPAIDLLGITTVGGNQTLDKVSHNALVVKEIAGHPDVPVFAGCDRPLVRPVEVAEAIHGSTGMDVEGVQLPEPSTALADAHAIDFIIDTIMSHEPGTITLVPTGPLTNIAMAARKEPRIVERVKEVVLMGGGYHEGNWSPVAEFNIKIDPEAAHIVFEEPWPVTMVGLDLTHQALATPEVEAEIKALNTPVSEFVVGLFGFFRKAYQANQGFDNPPVHDPCTIAYLIDPDIVQTRKAPVHVELAGALTTGMTVTDLREPADASCHTQVATTLDHAGFWRLVTDALKNLA, encoded by the coding sequence ATGACGCGAAAAATCATTCTGGACTGCGACCCCGGCCACGATGATGCGGTGGCCCTGCTCCTAGCTTTGGGCAACCCCGCCATTGACCTGCTGGGCATTACCACCGTCGGCGGCAATCAGACCTTGGATAAGGTCTCCCACAACGCCCTGGTGGTCAAGGAAATCGCCGGCCACCCGGACGTTCCGGTCTTTGCCGGCTGCGATCGCCCACTCGTGCGCCCGGTCGAGGTCGCCGAGGCCATCCACGGCTCTACCGGCATGGACGTCGAGGGCGTTCAACTTCCGGAGCCAAGCACGGCGCTTGCCGACGCCCACGCTATCGACTTCATCATCGACACCATCATGTCCCATGAGCCCGGCACCATCACCCTGGTGCCCACCGGCCCGCTTACCAATATCGCGATGGCCGCGCGCAAGGAGCCGCGCATCGTCGAGCGCGTCAAGGAAGTAGTCCTCATGGGCGGCGGTTACCACGAGGGCAATTGGTCCCCAGTCGCCGAATTCAATATCAAGATCGATCCTGAGGCCGCCCACATCGTCTTCGAAGAGCCCTGGCCCGTCACCATGGTGGGCCTCGATCTCACTCACCAGGCGCTTGCCACCCCAGAGGTCGAAGCCGAAATCAAGGCGCTAAATACTCCCGTCTCCGAGTTCGTTGTGGGCCTTTTCGGATTCTTCCGCAAGGCCTACCAGGCTAACCAGGGCTTTGATAACCCACCGGTCCACGACCCGTGCACCATCGCCTACCTCATCGATCCGGACATCGTTCAGACCCGCAAAGCCCCCGTTCACGTCGAGCTCGCCGGTGCACTGACCACCGGCATGACCGTCACCGATCTGCGCGAGCCTGCCGACGCCTCCTGCCACACCCAAGTCGCCACCACCCTCGACCACGCTGGCTTCTGGCGCCTTGTCACCGACGCCCTCAAAAACCTCGCCTAG
- a CDS encoding 5-methylcytosine restriction system specificity protein McrC: protein MEDAGVELPELIGTMLCDAVEKRFRRELSIGFTLTERNITRVRGRIDMYETARHQLLEKGLIACEFNELTINSKVNRFLRYALEYATQILLDVNSCDAAHRCKVLARRLAQMGVSKPKSTAFPRGRLSPADKKPVAVARLLLELAVPARGDDAHTRFSRKHLTQHELRMLFEKALFGLFQYHLSPIGWKVSSGEWLHWNAQQTPRQLPSMQTDIILRSPEGEITVIDAKFTNMFIENRVGNESLKSPHLYQLYAYLRSQEALGGEWKTAKGIMLYASSGRNLQDETISFFLDGHPVAFACISLETSIREFRQKALHLVAPNLEFLPLEPHETP from the coding sequence GTGGAAGACGCAGGCGTTGAGCTTCCAGAGCTCATTGGAACAATGCTGTGTGACGCTGTAGAAAAGCGTTTCCGGAGAGAATTAAGCATCGGATTTACGCTGACCGAACGAAATATAACTCGGGTGCGAGGCCGAATTGACATGTACGAAACCGCTCGCCACCAACTCCTTGAAAAGGGACTCATTGCCTGTGAGTTCAACGAACTCACCATCAATAGCAAAGTTAACCGATTCCTTAGGTACGCCCTCGAGTATGCAACACAAATTCTCTTAGACGTAAACAGTTGCGATGCTGCACACCGGTGTAAGGTGCTTGCTCGAAGACTTGCTCAAATGGGGGTTTCCAAGCCGAAATCGACGGCTTTCCCTCGTGGAAGGCTTTCTCCTGCAGATAAGAAACCGGTTGCAGTAGCCAGACTGCTTTTGGAATTAGCCGTGCCCGCGCGTGGAGATGACGCCCATACTCGATTCAGCAGAAAGCACCTCACGCAACACGAGCTCCGAATGCTTTTCGAAAAGGCTCTATTTGGTCTGTTTCAATACCACCTCAGCCCTATCGGTTGGAAAGTAAGCAGCGGAGAATGGTTGCACTGGAATGCTCAACAAACGCCCAGACAATTACCGAGTATGCAGACAGATATCATTCTGCGATCACCAGAAGGTGAAATTACAGTTATTGATGCCAAGTTCACGAATATGTTTATTGAGAATCGCGTAGGAAACGAATCCTTGAAGAGCCCGCACCTTTATCAGCTTTATGCCTACTTACGTAGCCAAGAAGCGCTTGGCGGAGAATGGAAAACCGCAAAGGGCATCATGCTCTACGCTTCTTCGGGGCGAAACTTACAGGATGAGACGATTTCATTCTTCCTCGACGGACACCCAGTAGCTTTCGCTTGCATCAGTCTCGAAACCTCAATTCGTGAGTTTCGCCAGAAAGCGCTTCACCTTGTGGCCCCGAATCTCGAATTCCTTCCATTAGAACCACACGAAACTCCATAA